TCCAACCGGTACGGTAATTACATCCTGGAGAGGACCGGCGGCAGCATTACCCTGGAACAGACCAGCGCACCGGCCGTCGGCGCCAAGACGCTCGTGGACGGCCTTCCGGTCGACTATGGCAGTGATCGGCTTTTCACCTTTGCAAAAGTGCCGTCAGCAGGAGTCTGGACCACGGCTGATGATATCGCCGACCTGTTTGCCATCGATATCACCTTGAAATTCAACGATTACAACGGCACTTTCCAGACAACCGTAAACCCCAGGGGAAACCGCCTGCGTGAGGCACCGAGGATGCTTTGATACTATGGCTGCGCGCTATTTTGACGTGAAAAATGCGTTTAAGAGTCAGAACAATTCAAACGGCGCCGTCATGCTGAC
Above is a window of Deltaproteobacteria bacterium DNA encoding:
- a CDS encoding type II secretion system GspH family protein — translated: MNKRFSHRGRQKKTGNQRGFSLVELVASLVIAGILAVALLSVVSTAMDGYVFGKNAADISQKAQLSLARMRCELLNATAITTATADRIAFSNRYGNYILERTGGSITLEQTSAPAVGAKTLVDGLPVDYGSDRLFTFAKVPSAGVWTTADDIADLFAIDITLKFNDYNGTFQTTVNPRGNRLREAPRML